In Mercenaria mercenaria strain notata chromosome 13, MADL_Memer_1, whole genome shotgun sequence, a single window of DNA contains:
- the LOC128547762 gene encoding galectin-5-like — translation MVEYPGATSCQGLCGLKIFNPPVPVTQNIGTLHPGKMIFISGTPNPDCPGFSNNAKSGNENAFHFDVRFSFGNDTNVIVRNAKQDTKWGTPEETLSSSFPFCRGNSFEIIILVELSCYKVAVNNQHLVEFNHRFPLNKVDLLRNRGDVKISMVRIQG, via the exons TACCCAGGTGCGACCAGCTGTCAGGGCTTGTGTGGACTGAAGATATTTAATCCT CCTGTGCCAGTAACCCAGAACATAGGGACACTCCATCCGGGCAAGATGATCTTCATCAGTGGAACCCCAAATCCAGATTGTCCCGG ATTTTCAAACAACGCCAAGAGCGGAAATGAAAATGCTTTCCACTTTGACGTTCGCTTTAGTTTTGGAAACGACACAAATGTGATCGTAAGGAATGCTAAGCAAGATACGAAATGGGGCACACCCGAGGAGACGCTGAGTTCTTCCTTCCCGTTCTGTCGTGGAAATTCCTTTGAAATTATTATCCTTGTTGAGTTATCATGTTACAAG GTCGCAGTAAACAACCAACACTTGGTCGAGTTCAACCATCGTTTTCCGCTGAATAAAGTTGACCTACTCCGTAATCGAGGTGATGTAAAAATTTCCATGGTCAGAATTCAAGGTTGA